In Scophthalmus maximus strain ysfricsl-2021 chromosome 13, ASM2237912v1, whole genome shotgun sequence, the genomic window GGCCAATCACGGTGGGAAGATgccagagcagcaggaagacgCTGGAGGTAACGCCTGCGACCGAGAACACGATAAGAACGAGCTCGTTCATTAGGTTCACCGCTTGCACATGCGTGTTGTCGACCTGGAATCCATCAACTAACTAGCTGACgtgtatttacctttttttaatatcttttttaaaaaagagaaatattagtaaaagagaaaaaatatcagcttgtgtgttcacatacgttataatctgtgtgtgtgtgtgtgtgtgtgtgtgtgtgtgtgtgtgtgtgtgtgtgtgtgtgtgtgtgtgtgtgtgtgtgtgtgtgcgtgtgcgtgcgtgcgtgtgtcggATTAGTGACGGATCACGGCACGCTGGAGACTGTTCCTCCAATCGGCACGGAGCAGGTGAGCCAGATTCTGACTGGACGGATGAAGGGGATCCAGGGCCACTGCAACTCCTGCTACATGGACGCTGCCCTCTTCAGGTCGGCACGATGAATATAGATTATTGATCACAAATTCTGTCGACGCTGAAGTTTAGCAGGTTTCATCCCGTTTGATCTACAAATCGCAGGTGGGTTGCTTTAAGTGTTTCAGAAGGTTTTAGAATCTTTATCAACCTTCCAGTCAGCTGTTCCTTTTCTGGACACGATGGAATCCAACTTGCAGGGACTTGAAACTTGCCTGAGTTGATAAAAGTATTTCGGTGAACGATATATTTATGCAGTTACAGTCAGGGACCATTTTTCGAAACTCTCGTGGCACGTTCAAGGACGCGTCGATATCGAAGGTCTGAGGCTCGACTGCCGAACAAGAAACAACCAGATTTACATTGTTTCAATCCTCTgaattaaacttttcttttaacaacACAATCGTATGAAGAAAAGTGTTTCCTTTGGTCTGTCAGTTACACATCTTACAAGCCCTGAATTGAAAACGCACAGTATTTTACGTCGCTGTCTGCTCTCGGAGCAGGAAACCAAATTAAAATCTGATTCTTGTTTTTTACTGTGGTGTCAAacctctgctgttgttgttgttgtttttcttccccctctgtgtttccagtttgttttcctgctcctCCGTGCTCGACTCCATGTTGTTCAAATCGACGGCGCCTCAGGACGCCCCGATCCAGAAGACGCTGCTCCGCGACATCGTCAACCCTCTCCGCAGGCGAGTGCttcaaatgcactttttttattgttgtcgCTTTGGCATCAAAGTGACTCTGCTTTCCCGTCCAGAAGCCATGTTGTTTTAAATGGCCAATTCAATGGATTCGCACTGAGAGGGTCTTCGATGGAGCCCCGCGCGTCATGTTGTCTGTGCTCTTTTGCAGTAAGGGCTTCGTGGAGGGGCGGCACATCATGAAGCtccggcagcagctgcagaaacacGGCTACAGTCACTCGTTCACCACGGACGAGAAGGGTTGGTGGAACCgcaacttgtttttgtttctatggTCTCCAGgtgatgtgttgatgtgttgatgtcgCGTTGCCTTTCAGACCCGGAGGAGttcctcatcgtcatcatgcACCATATTCTGGCCCTGGAGCCTTTACTCAAACTGTACGCTCACCGCGCCTCCGTCCAACGCGTCCATCACAGTAACATTCCTTCCTCCTCGACGTGTTGGGACTCTAACCGCTCGTCCGCTCCCTTTCAGCTCGGCCGGCGGTGAAGTGCAGGAGAGTTACTGTTATCAGATCTTCCTGGACCAGAACCACAGCCTGGTGCTGCCCACagtccagcagctgctggaacATTCCTTCCACACGGCGGGACTCAAACTGGCGGAGGTGAGATTTTACTGAACTCTGTCACGACGTCCCGATATTGATAATAATACTCTGATGTTATTTCACGTATGATAATATCGTGTAAATCAATCCAGCAGTTCCTAAATCATTTATGTTTCTTACTGTTGTGACGATAAGAgcgtttaataaaaaaaaccccaacaatgTCAAAGATGAAACACACTGAAAGTAgcatcattattgtttttcaaaccTTCCATAGATGCAgtgataaaaatgttaattattttgGTCACAATGATCTGATATCAACTTTCATATGAATTTCTTTGTTCATAAACATCATAACGCACCAAAAGCTTTGCATTTTTCAACTGTCACggaaattaatacaaaaataatataaaagttACAAATGAAATATCATTCCATCAATAATGAGTTCAATTTAACGAGGAggttctgtttttaaatgaaaaaaatattttttaatttattttagcatttataatttgttttatgatttatttttttattgctcttttAGAATATCTCATAAGGAATTTCtaatgtaatgaaattaaatgggAACCAAATCCATCCATTTTTAATTGTACAATTAGTTATTATTTGATGAAATGTCTCTTTGCCATTTCCCTGACACTTGTGAGCCTCCACACAGTGAAACAGCTGCTTATCAAATTCTAATTACTCAACGAATCATCTAATTGTTCCGTCAAATGTCTCATATCTACGTTTCAAATGTTGCATCGACTGATATCAGTTTGCAGCTGGTATGAAACTGTCTCGTGTACAGTATCTACTGAGGCgctcccctcttcctccagcaGGGGGCTCTGTCGGAGTCTTTTCTCAgcagatctttttttgtgtttcccgtcttagcaatgtgtgtgtgtgtatgtttgtgtgcgtgtgtgtgtgcgtgcatgagtacgtttttgtgtgcgtatgtgtgcgtgtgtgtgtgcgtgcatgagtacgtttgtgtgtgcgtatgtgtgcgtgtgtgtgcgcgtgcgtgtgtgtgtcgccctctctctcctccccgcaGGTTCCCTCGTGCCTCATCCTACAGATGCCGCGCTTCGGAAAGAAATTCAAGATGTTCGACAAAATCATTCCCTCTCTGGAGCTGGACATCACTGAGCTCCTCTCTGAaggtgaacacacagacacacacacactcttacacacacacacacacacacacacacacactaacgtgGAGAGACACACGTGGGATACAACactcgcagtgtgtgtgtgtgtgtgtgtgtgttccaggtcCTCTGCAGTGCATTCTGTGTGGAGACATGGCCGAGCAGCAGTGCACCGACTGTTTCAAAGATCCCGTTTTCAGCCTGACGGGATTCAAAGTCTTCTGTGGGACGTGCTCCTCTCAGGTCGGGAGTCAGCTTGCACCCGatgtgtcttctctctgttgttataataataataatttagggCCTGGTTTTGTTAGAGATGGTTTATGGATGGACGTCAGATAGAGGCCAACTCACCGCTTCACCtgattcaaattattattattattataaccgtacaaaaaaactgacatttaatGATCTGTAGATATTTAAGTGTTTAGATCTGGAAGGTGTtgctggggagagggatgtcgGGTAACTCCACGCTTCGTCTGCTGCCACCGTAAGCCtcggagaagcagcagcagcagcagcagcagcagcagaaggagatGGACGGTTGGACGATGCCCTTCACACTCTCGTCTTTCTCTTCAGGTGCACTCTCACCCGCAGCGGGGCTCCCATCGGCCGGCCGCCCTGGACATCCCCACGGTCTTCCTGGGTTGCGGCGCTCCCCACACTCTGACCAGAGACAAGCTGGAGCTGTTCGCCGTGCTCTGCATCGAGACGAGCCACTACGTGTCCTTCATCAAGCACGGGCCGAGCGCCGAGGACTGGATCTTCTTCGACAGCATGGCGGACCGACAAGGTGAGCGCTCCTGGGGGGGCTTCTCTCTTCACTCGCACACAAACGCTCTTTGGCTCAGTTGTCTGTTTTCCCCGTCGTGACCAGGAGAAAGCGACGGCTACAACATCCCCGAGGTGCGCAGCTGCCCCGAGCTGGGCGCCTACCTGGAAATGTCCCCGGCCGAGCTCGCCGCTCAGGTGCCCCGGGACATGAAGGGCGTGGCCAAGCGTCTGTACTGCGACGCCTACATGTACCTGTaccagagcagcagcatgtgccTCTATCGCTGAGGGCGGCGGGAAAAAACCTCCGGTTCTCTCGTCACACGACTTTGCTCTTTGTGtaattttcttctctcttttttttacgtGATTATTattgaatgaatgtgtgaaatatCACATGTCGACATTTTCATGCTTCTGGATTATAAGATTTATAATTAAtcttaatttattaattttatttttgttttttttccctctgtagATAAAAAACCAACCAAgtgaccccccccaaaaaaaatttgcGCTAGAATCTTAAGTCAAGAATACTGACAATCACAGTGTTTGTGGGCGAAGATCAACGACGCCTTACACTGAAACATCAGGATTTATAATTctatttacaaatgttttatagaaagtgtgaatgaaaaaaaatgaatgcttaTGATTTCAGTTTTGGCATCTGATATTGTAAATACACGGGCTTGTTCAACATTGGACCTTAATGAGAGTTTACGATCGTGGCAAGTTAATACTGCACGacagtaaaatgaaattgttttctattttcttgaATGTCGAATATTCCGACATTTGAGTTTCGGCCTCAGGAAGTGAGATGAAGATGCAGTTCTGCGTCCGTCGGCCTCCCGACTGACGGAATAACTGCCCTCAGACGAACGTGTGGCCGTTGATACCGTTTATTGTGACTGGGTGTGATATACTGTACTATGAGTATAATGAATAAACGGAAATGATAAAACATTATCCCCAGTTCTAcatgtgtatttattaataaaagCAACAGATACATTTCTCTGTGTAGATATTTTTAGCCACAaattaatgaagaaaaacacaaaaaggcaaaaacatcATGTAGAAACTATCATCAGTTGATCATTGGTCAACTCCGCCAGGCAGGTTCTGTTTTCAtccttgtttctttctttctttgtttctttgtttgacaGCAGGTTAACTAGAGAAAAACTACAGAGTGGatctccacaaaacttggtggaagaatGAGACACGGGCCAAAGAAACAATCCCAATAGAACTTTGGCGTGGATCCGTACGAAGGGGTCcaggaatatttttattttctctttcccagGAAGTAATTTTTGGattttgatgaagaaaaacaggcaTATTTCCAAgactgatatctgtgagtgtTTGAAATGTGGTGCAGCGTGATtgaatttaaaggggcagtgagcgattcttGTTGAAATATCTTTGAAAACTCAGCGCATATATTTCCTCTCCGTGTGTTAGCTGTGGCTTTCGTGCGCGCCGGGGGAAAAAGGTCGGGatttttcggctcagcccaggctctgtacaTCGAAAACCAAAAGAAtcggtgcggaccgcaccacacaaaggtgtgtgtgcagtctgtaAGCATCACGGGTCGACACCGTGAGACACGCGCCGGCTGGTGGCCCTGCGTCgctgcggttttggcctagtggtcagtgcgtcgGGTTTGCGGCCgagtcagagcagtaaaatcacaacaaaagaGCGAAACAaactttctccagaatcgcgTGCTGCCACTTCAAGGACCCGCCGGGCCTTGGTCTTGTTTGTcggtcattgtgtttgttcgtcagcaggattacgcaaaaaactGCAGAACAGATTTCTACAAAACCCGGAGGGAGGATGGAACAcggggccaagaaagaacccgttGATGTTGggagttttttgtttaaattttcacagacattttcaaagatttcCAGGCGTATATATCTCATGGATCTTTAGAGGACTGATTCTATGAGtctgtgcaatttggtgcggatcCAACTAAAGTCTGGATCCGGTGGATTCTCACCCGACTCAATCCCAGTGAACATCGCTGTCGTCGCTCGTCCCGCACGGCGTTGATAAacctcacagacacagaacCTGCCGAGTCGTGCTCCTGAAACGCAGGACAAGCAGGACATTCACTGTTTCGCAGCCTCAACTTCAGAAGGCTCAGAGTGGAGATCCGTGACCCTCGCCCGGATCTGAAAAACGTCCGTCACACTTACAGGATACAACGAGAAacgctgcggcggcggcgggcttTGAAGCGGACGCCGCGTGCGCTCACGGCCGCGCGTGATCCGAATGCACATGAGCTTTTATCGCACATTGAAAGTGCGAGAGCCTCCTCAGGTCTCACGTCTTCTGCCTCCGCGGATCTTTGTCTGCGCCCCGGATGCTTTTGATCCTGCCGTCCATCGTGCCCCCCTCCCGCCCTTCGCTGCGATCAGCTCTGTGGACGACCTCTGCGTCAGTTAGCAGCGCTGCGCTGTGATCGGTCTGCTGCTTTTAAATACCCAAGGGcatcgggaggagggggggatgggggcAGGGGGCAGGGGGCATCCTTGAGTGAGCATACGCGGCCCCGCAACTCCAAAAACCCTTTCATCCAACACGCTCAGCA contains:
- the cyldl gene encoding ubiquitin carboxyl-terminal hydrolase CYLD, with amino-acid sequence MTSTSHIYFIITEKPEFSGHISAGCICYISEYKHRRHGSSSQSLSVIPFSSQSGLDYPIDLRCMTELSAAWAELLLALPEDAERLRWFREGAVLQAALELKVGTVVVVQEGEEERRGVIRYIGRLEKPKYPHPPLSAVFFGIQLQGADRGKGPTNLHDISHSCAKDCSIFAPFSRVRPLVPSSLSPPAVPDPPQSLQTEELAVGDRVTYFLGDILGHGMVLEKDGTSYVRISTDTDENGKTGGEVKVPLECVVKGEVPTEPERMDADTPQAELNTEDLYLDLSLNSMVEFTLATGNSYGIIRWIGTLPDREQIMAGLELEEERGVSDGTFKSERFFSCPPKRALFLRLSSCRPDSRFQSESANHGGKMPEQQEDAGVTDHGTLETVPPIGTEQVSQILTGRMKGIQGHCNSCYMDAALFSLFSCSSVLDSMLFKSTAPQDAPIQKTLLRDIVNPLRSKGFVEGRHIMKLRQQLQKHGYSHSFTTDEKDPEEFLIVIMHHILALEPLLKLSAGGEVQESYCYQIFLDQNHSLVLPTVQQLLEHSFHTAGLKLAEVPSCLILQMPRFGKKFKMFDKIIPSLELDITELLSEGPLQCILCGDMAEQQCTDCFKDPVFSLTGFKVFCGTCSSQVHSHPQRGSHRPAALDIPTVFLGCGAPHTLTRDKLELFAVLCIETSHYVSFIKHGPSAEDWIFFDSMADRQGESDGYNIPEVRSCPELGAYLEMSPAELAAQVPRDMKGVAKRLYCDAYMYLYQSSSMCLYR